Proteins encoded in a region of the Elizabethkingia bruuniana genome:
- a CDS encoding winged helix-turn-helix transcriptional regulator, with product MTTNISNKNNESCPAEELLKLLSGKWKPQIFRLATESPLRFSSLLRQIEGSNKQSIATALKELEAEGLLVKNIIKLKPLHIEYTLSERGKLMLPVFQQLENLR from the coding sequence ATGACTACTAATATTAGTAATAAAAATAATGAATCTTGTCCTGCGGAAGAGCTTTTAAAGTTATTATCCGGAAAATGGAAACCTCAAATTTTTCGCTTAGCCACTGAAAGTCCCTTACGATTTAGCAGCTTACTGAGACAAATTGAAGGATCGAATAAACAGAGTATTGCTACAGCACTAAAAGAATTAGAAGCTGAAGGGCTGCTGGTTAAAAATATTATAAAATTAAAACCTCTGCATATAGAATATACACTATCGGAAAGAGGTAAGCTGATGCTGCCTGTATTTCAGCAACTGGAAAATTTAAGGTAA
- a CDS encoding ClpXP adapter SpxH family protein — MTENKNNPLLCNPETGVCEIPETEMNNNYKTESIRDKPLKLIYFTDPICSSCWGIEPQLRKLKLEYENILDIEYHMGGLLPDWSYNSGGISKPSDVAHHWDEVSVYYDMPIDGDVWLEDPLNSSYPPSIAFKAAEMQDKDKAIDFLRILREMVFLKKKNITKWEHITMAAEETGLDVIKLKTDFEGDAKKFFEDDLKLARDYGVRGFPTIFIHNKSGEKDMIYGTKPYSLFEAAILMLDPSAVKKEYSKNQEVLFSKYNSLTAREFSELSGISHNESEKYLDELTDNGILEKLMTKNGSLWIKRSSDKI, encoded by the coding sequence ATGACTGAAAATAAAAATAACCCGCTTTTGTGTAATCCTGAAACAGGAGTATGTGAAATTCCTGAAACAGAGATGAATAATAATTATAAAACAGAATCTATTCGGGATAAGCCTCTTAAGCTTATTTATTTTACCGATCCAATTTGTTCTTCTTGTTGGGGAATTGAACCGCAGCTGAGGAAACTAAAATTAGAATACGAAAACATTCTGGATATAGAATACCATATGGGCGGGCTTTTACCAGACTGGAGTTACAACAGTGGGGGGATTAGCAAGCCTTCAGATGTTGCGCATCATTGGGATGAGGTTAGTGTGTATTATGATATGCCGATTGACGGTGATGTCTGGCTGGAAGATCCTCTGAATTCATCTTATCCGCCTTCTATTGCTTTTAAAGCGGCAGAAATGCAGGATAAAGATAAAGCAATAGATTTCTTAAGAATACTGAGAGAAATGGTTTTTCTGAAGAAGAAGAATATTACCAAATGGGAACATATAACCATGGCTGCCGAAGAAACGGGATTGGATGTTATAAAATTAAAAACAGATTTTGAAGGAGATGCAAAGAAGTTTTTTGAAGATGATCTGAAGTTAGCAAGAGATTATGGTGTTCGAGGATTTCCGACCATATTTATACATAATAAATCAGGGGAGAAGGATATGATCTATGGTACTAAACCCTATTCATTATTTGAAGCTGCAATTCTAATGCTTGATCCCAGTGCTGTTAAAAAAGAATATAGTAAAAACCAGGAAGTTCTTTTCTCAAAATACAATTCGTTAACTGCCAGAGAATTTTCTGAATTATCCGGAATATCCCATAATGAGAGTGAGAAATATCTGGATGAACTTACTGATAATGGGATTTTAGAAAAATTAATGACTAAAAATGGATCTCTGTGGATTAAAAGATCTTCTGACAAAATATAA